A window of Fusarium oxysporum Fo47 chromosome II, complete sequence genomic DNA:
GAGCATTTCTCTTCTGAGAAGGGAGGGGATAGTTTGGTTGTGTCGCAGTCAAAATTGCATCGGTTCCAAGGGTCAACCTATAACGCACAGGGGTGTTAGAGTGGTCTTGTGTCGTGATACCGAACTAAGAAGAATACCCTGGGGTCATTGGCCGATCTTGAAGGTTGTAAGCGCTGGTAGGGGCAAATAGCATGTCGTAAATACCTCTCCATGGATGAACGGCACGCGATAAATGCAGGTACAAGGCACCCAGCAGCTGGTAGTCGGAATGAATACATGGAGATCTCCAAGGCTGTCCCTGGATAATGCCAGTTAGCAGCAAGCCCAGGGGACGTCTCGGCAGAAGAGTTGCCGAATCAGAGCCTGTACACAGCATCGGGTCACATTGCGAACGGCGCCAGAAGGTCTGGGCTTCCATCATTTCTCCTGTCAATCACAACGGATGAGCAACTCTCCAGATTGGAATCTACAGATCTTCACTGTTCAGCCAAACATTGATTGGATTCCTGCGCCTTGCAGAGTCGCGCGGGCTCCACCACGTGCACAATTGCTTAAATGATTGCATAACATCGAATGGCCAAATCTCCTTCGTACGGCATTCTATTACACACTAAAGGGAACACTAGGACATGCTGGTCATTCACGGTTAGATCGGTCGCTAATTACTCTCTCATGATCTGTGTGGCTATGACGCCGTTGGACTGCTTTTGGTAAATTGTCTCAGATTGTGTGTCGTCAAGTTTGCGGATGGCTGGTTTGCTAGTGTTGTGAGCGAGGCAAGGGTCCAAGCCTCAAAGACAAAGGGAGAGACAAGGGGTTTTCTAAGTGGTAACGAACGAAACCTCTCTGAATGAGAGCTGATTGATGGCCATGATCTTCAGGTCCTGGGTGTTCATCGTCATTTGTCTGTTTCGTTGATATGTCTCTACAAGAGTTTCAACGTTGTAAATTCCCAAACATTTATTTGCTTTGCATAAGGATTTACATCCAGGGGTTGGAATATCTGAGGGGCCAAGATGCCTGAAACGGGTTTCACTTCCGGCATCAGCCAATCATAGGCTGTCTGTTCCTCACTGCCACCCAAGCCCCTATCATAATCGAGAGTGGCGTTGGTCGTTTAACGGCGGGATGACCTCAGTCTGGACTCTGAAGTTAGCTAATAAAGGTGGTGACCCTGTAAATATCGTAAATAAAGACCAACATAATTAATATCTTTCAACTTAAgaatcttggcttccttggcTCTGTTTGTTGGTTGAATTTTTGGGAGATTTCGATCACTACGCTTTGGTCGTTCAATGTTCATACCAGTCAGTTAGTTTTGGTTCCCTCCAGTTGCTCCACGCTTCAACGCAGATCTGTTACAGTATGATTTACTTGTCCAATCTCCCTTACATTGAGTGCCAGTACGAGGTATTATTGAATCGACATTGCAACTACGTATACAAGCGTGAATTGGATACTTGATCTGCAAGTCTTTAGCTCATTAATGAGAGTGAGTTTTCTGTATGGCAGTACAACCATGGCCACGTTTCTCGGTTGCCTCAAAGCTCGTTGAACCAGCGCCATGCACGTTTGCTACAGTAGACAGTCCAGAACCGCCCAAAGCTCCTTGGCTGTTCTATTTATTGGTTACTACTATAGCTGTTGTAACGATGGTACAGTCTAATTTGAGAACAGGGTCCTGGTGCCCAATATCCGCGTTATTTGGGCATTTTGGAGACCATCGCCTCGTTTCATCACGAAACATCACTGATCACACAACTAAACATGAGCGTAGTAGGATGCGGTGTTAAATTATAGGATCCTAGCGATAATGTCATTACTTTCATGATCATGCATCCGCACGACCTTTTGTATCCTTGAGGGAGAGATAATGAGGATGAAAAATTACGCTCTGACAGTTCAACTCGTGGCTCACATCAATGGCTGTGCGCTGTTGTCACTTACTCAAACAAACTTATATCGTATGCTTGCGTATAATGACAGTATTGCCCACATCAACCATCAGAGTAGTACAGGGTAGGCGACGTATGGTGTGTAAGTGGATCAGCTTTCTCAATGGCAATATTCATTGGTCTGGAATACATTGCGCTGCTAATCAGACTTGTATTCTCCTTTCGGGTTGGCCCGTGATTACTTACAATTCTTTTCAGTCAAGCTGTGGCAGCGTATGGAATCCAAAGTAACTTTCAAACGCCAATGTCTTTGCTTTCAGACATGGCTGGCTGAGTTTACACGTCTAGTGGTTTGCCAAGTTTGATGCATTCCTTCTTCGGAACGATCCTGACATGAGATATCCAATTAAGTCTACCGAGTTTGCTAGAAAGTATTAACATTTCACTTAAGTCGATTCCATCAAGCAAACAGGAGTGAACGCTCTGGACCTGATCTGTAGACCGTACAGAATCAAGTGATAAGGCAGCCACAAGCTATGCACAGCCACATAACCCCACATCCGAATGCGGCCCCTGGCTAGGGTCGCATCTCACAGTTGCGATAACAGACAACTACTTCACTTCTCGTACTATGATTAACTATTTCCAATAACATACCAGATATTTCACGATGGACGACCTCTCAGGCCTCGATTGGTCCTCTAAGCCAGCCGGCGGCCAACCGAAGCCGCCTATTATGAACTCGGCATTCGCGCCCATGCGACCAACACCATCCCCTTTGGGCTCAGGTCGTAACACGCCTCTGTCCACACAGGGCTCTGGTTCCGTGGCCCCTAAGCCGGCAccgacgaagccatcgcagGATAGTTTCAGCAATTTGATGAATTTCGGACCGGCAAAGTTGAAGCAGAACTTGAGTTTGGCTGAGCGACAGGCGCAacttgaggctgagaagcgacagaaggaagaggagagaaggaaaCAACAGGAGGCTCAGTTTGGTAATGGACAGTTCTGGGACGCACTTGGAAGCAGAGGTGCATCGACGAGCCCTGCGTTACAACCGCCGCCTATCTCGAACACGCCAAAaatcgacgacgacgacctcTTTGCCGCCTTCAATAAAGATACCAAAGTCGACAATTCGAGTTATTATCCTCCTCCTGAGTCGCATCGATCGACATCAGCGAATGGGGCCCCAGCAGCTGCGCCAATTAACTTGAGCGACCCCAACGCATGGAATCCTAACGGAAAAGGAGCGAATGGAGGCGCCtttggagttgaagatgatgatccCTTTGGCCTGAACCAGATGAAACCCGCTGCTGCTCCTGCGGCATCTACCCAATTGGCAGATGATGACGACTTTTTGGGAGATCTTGCACGTCCAGTTGAGGAAGTACGACGTAAACAGGAAGCCAGCAGACCAAATGCGGAACCTGGAAAGCCTATTGAAGACGAGGACTCAAGCTCatctgaagaggaagctaCCCCAGCACGTGAGCAGTATATTGAACGAACACCACGAGTCAACAAGGATCCTTTTGATCGAGCTGTGGCGCAACTTGTGGACTATGGGTTCTCCGCTGACGATGCCCGACGTGCTTTGGTTGAGAGCGGTGACGGTTACAATGCTCAAGCTGCGGTCAATTGGCTTCTGGACGAGGCGCATCGAAAATCTAAGGAACAGGCGCAGGCGAAACCCTCATCTGCTAGTTCTAGTAGGCCCGGAAGTCGACCTCCAAGAGGTGATAGCAGGTCGCCTGCAGCGGGCGATCAGGACTTGGCAAAGACAGCTGCTGCAATGGGTAACAGCCTGTTCAAGACTGCTAACTCACTTTGGAAGACTGGACAGAAAAAGATGCAGCAGGCTGTCGCCGATTTCCAACAAGAAGGCGACCCAAACCAACCTAAGTGGATGCGGGAAGCACAGCAGCAGTCCAGATCGCAAAGCGCAGGAAAGGCACGAGCAGACGCTACAGACGAAGCTATGATGCTTGAAGCTGGCGGCCGTCCCCAGCCTCGTCGGACTAACAGTCGACCTACTGAGCAGAGGGCTACTCCTCAGACATCGAGGGGACAATCACCCGCTCACTCTGCTGGCAGTCGTGCCAGTCCAGCACCTCGATGGCAACAGCAGGCGCAACCACCGACATCGGCTTTTGATTCTAAATCGCGACTCAACAGACTGGCGGCAGACGATGAGATCTCTACTTATAGAAGCCCTAATAGGAGAAATAAGACATCTTCACAGGCCTCTTCGCCAGCGCCGACATCCAAGCCGGCGGAACCAGAATCAGATCTACTCTTCAACTCTCAAGAAGTTAGACCATCCCAGTCTATGCCTTCACGACCCGctcagccttctcctcgacCAACTCCACAGGCTAAGCGACCCTCACCCCCTGTCTCAAGACCATCACCACGACCAGCTCGGGAGATCCCGTCTATCAGCCCCGTCGCGCTCCAAACCTCTACACAGCACCGCCTCCAGGGTACAGCTCACTTCAAGCGAGGTGACTATGCTGCTGCCCACTCATCCTACTCGTCTTCGCTGTCAGCTGTTCCACCGACACATCCTCttgccatcctcctcctctgcaACCGTGCTTTGACTGCGCTAAAGACCGGAGAGCCCAAGCAGGCTGTCGAAGATGCCGATAGTGCACTCAAGCTTATCGGACCTGGCAATGGTCAAGGAGAAGTGGTGGCTGTGAAGAATGAGAGTGGAGTAGACGAAAACCGAGACCTGAAAGACCTTTACGGTAAGGCCTTGAGCAGGAAAGCAGAAGCTCTAGAACAGATGGAGAAATGGGGCGATGCTAGTGCGGTCTGGCAGTTGTGTGTCGAGAGTGGCGTTGGTGGATCGAATGCCATTAAGGGTCGACAGAGATGCCAAAACACTCTGGCacccaagcccaagccagCACCGAAGCCAGCAGCCGCCAAACCTCGGCCTAGACCCTCCGCAACAGCCAGTCTTGGACCTCAAAAGAGCTCTGAGGCCGTCACGCGCCTTCGTGAGGCAAATGAGGCTGCAGccaaggaggatgacgagaAGTTTGTGCTCTCCGAGAAGGTTGATGCCAAGGTATCTGCCTGGCGCGACGGAAAACGAGACAATATTCGGGCTCTGCTTGCTAGTCTCGATAGCGTACTGTGGGAGAACagtggatggaagaaggTGGGCTTGCACGAACTAGTTATGAACAATAAGGTCAAGATCTCGTATATGAAAGCTATCGCAAAGACACATCCTGACAAGGTAAGCATTGTATCACACATGACCCTGTCAAGAATCTTTCTAACATGTCGCAGCTTCCTCAAAACGCAAGTACCGAGGTCAGGTTGATCGCAGGATTGGTGTTTAGCACTCTCAACGAGAGCTGGGATAAGTTTAAGGCGGACAATGGACTATGATCTATACATGAGCATGAGGGATGGAGTTTGTAGAGCGTTCACTTAGAAGCGTGTCTTGAGACGGATGTCGGATGAGTATATGAATTCTATCTAGGCGGCGATACCGCTGCCGAACACCATGCTATGCCATGCTTCGCCGTGTCAAAAATGTGCGCCAATACTCCTTGCcactaagtatttatatgCTATAGACCCAGCATTTTTCGGACACCTTCGCGGACCTTATTCTCGTATTCGGTGCGCCGTTCACGCCACATCTTTGCTGCCTCAACGTTTGCAGGAGACTCGTCGTTGGGCTCGGCGAGCATGCTCATGACAGAGATTAGGATCTTCTCGACAGACTGAATAGGTGACCATCGTTCGGATGCGTGCTCGTAATGGTTGGGATCGTCGCCAGGAGGGTGAAGGATCGAAATGCATACCAGACCACTAGGGTACACTGTAGAAAGTCAGTATGAGCATGCGAAAGACTGAAGAGTTGACGAACCATTGGGGTGCCACACATCGGCGAGGAACTTCATTGATGGCGGGGCAAGCGGATAGTCCTTTGGAAACTTGAGCTCCGCAGGAAAGACGCCACCCTCAAAGGGAGTACCCTCAGGGCCTTGAATAAGGCACTCCCAGTGAAGAAGATCGTCTTCAGAGATGGGGCCGGCGGTGATGCCTTCTGGTGGGTTGTTGGTGAGAGCGCGATACTCTTGGAGTAGGCGGCGGTGGGCGGTAGACGTCATGATGCGGGGTGTAGTCAATAGGGGGAGAGTACCTATGCTAGCTAGTTACGAACAAAGAAAGGATGTATTCTAAGGAATTAACGTTGTAGACGCTAGACGAGAAATGCAATGATGTTGTTCGAACAGACTCAGAGAAGCGGAAGGAAGGTACGTTTCG
This region includes:
- a CDS encoding ubiquitin-conjugating enzyme/RWD-like protein, yielding MTSTAHRRLLQEYRALTNNPPEGITAGPISEDDLLHWECLIQGPEGTPFEGGVFPAELKFPKDYPLAPPSMKFLADVWHPNVYPSGLVCISILHPPGDDPNHYEHASERWSPIQSVEKILISVMSMLAEPNDESPANVEAAKMWRERRTEYENKVREGVRKMLGL